A DNA window from Streptomyces canus contains the following coding sequences:
- a CDS encoding inositol-3-phosphate synthase: protein MSASDSTPRVGVWLIGARGSVATTVVAGCAAMTAGLHPPTGLLTETPPFTESGLPALSSLVFGGHDTLDCPLPKRAEALAAGGVLPHGLPTAVSAELAAAEREIRPGGPLPGDTRSDDDLIAAFAADIRSFVRRCRLSRAVVVNVASTEPAPTGDALPPSSLYAAAALRAGCAYVNFTPSTGLHHPLLRQQAESLGLPFAGRDGKTGQTLLRSVLGPMFTQRALTVRAWSGTNLLGGGDGASLADPSAAAAKNAGKERVLADTLGTTPEGEVHIDDVPALGDWKTAWDHIAFDGFLGTRMVLQTTWQGCDSSLAAPLVLDLARLAARAQERGLSGPLSELGFYFKDPVGQGPSALGEQYGRLVGFAERLREERSGGGQRGGGFADGPVAEGADGADVGSGGGSAGDSGGGGDGGVSSSVDSGGLAGEPADRSGEQW, encoded by the coding sequence CACGACGGTCGTCGCGGGCTGCGCCGCCATGACGGCGGGCCTGCACCCGCCGACGGGCCTGCTCACCGAGACACCACCCTTCACCGAAAGCGGTCTGCCGGCCTTGTCCTCTCTGGTCTTCGGCGGCCACGACACGCTGGACTGCCCCTTGCCCAAACGGGCGGAGGCCCTGGCGGCGGGCGGTGTCCTGCCCCACGGCCTGCCGACAGCGGTGAGCGCCGAACTCGCCGCCGCGGAACGGGAGATCAGGCCCGGCGGCCCACTTCCCGGCGACACGAGGTCCGACGACGACCTGATCGCAGCCTTCGCCGCGGACATACGGTCCTTCGTACGACGGTGTCGGCTCTCGCGCGCGGTGGTGGTGAACGTGGCCTCCACCGAGCCCGCACCCACCGGCGACGCCCTGCCTCCGAGCTCCCTGTACGCGGCGGCAGCCCTGCGCGCGGGCTGCGCGTATGTGAACTTCACCCCCTCGACCGGCCTGCACCATCCTTTGCTGAGGCAGCAGGCCGAGTCCTTGGGTCTTCCGTTCGCGGGTCGCGACGGCAAGACCGGCCAGACCCTGCTCCGGTCCGTCCTGGGCCCGATGTTCACCCAGCGTGCCCTGACGGTCCGGGCCTGGTCCGGCACCAATCTCCTCGGCGGCGGCGACGGAGCCTCCCTCGCCGACCCGTCGGCCGCCGCGGCGAAGAACGCCGGTAAGGAGCGCGTCCTGGCCGACACCCTCGGCACCACCCCGGAGGGCGAGGTCCACATCGACGACGTCCCCGCCCTCGGCGACTGGAAGACCGCCTGGGACCACATCGCCTTCGACGGATTCCTCGGCACCCGCATGGTCCTCCAGACCACTTGGCAGGGCTGCGACTCCTCCCTGGCCGCACCTCTCGTACTCGACCTGGCGCGTCTGGCCGCCCGCGCGCAGGAGAGGGGCCTGTCCGGCCCACTGAGCGAACTGGGCTTCTACTTCAAGGACCCGGTGGGGCAGGGGCCCTCGGCGCTGGGGGAGCAGTACGGGCGGCTGGTGGGGTTCGCGGAGCGGCTGCGGGAAGAGCGCTCAGGGGGCGGGCAGCGGGGTGGTGGCTTTGCTGACGGTCCGGTCGCGGAGGGAGCGGACGGTGCGGACGTCGGGAGTGGCGGGGGCAGCGCGGGCGACTCCGGCGGTGGCGGCGATGGCGGCGTCTCCAGTTCGGTCGACAGTGGCGGCCTTGCCGGCGAGCCGGCCGATCGTTCGGGGGAGCAGTGGTGA
- a CDS encoding SCO3242 family prenyltransferase, which yields MRTSRAVAPERVSKGTGETTATPTTPSLKEPSPLTAPPSRTHTSRPDRARAWAELLRLPALFTVPGDALAGAAAVSARPSARTLLAIASSVCLYEAGMALNDWADRDVDAVERPHRPLPSGRVRPAAALGAACALTGAGLSLAACAGRPALTVAVPLTATVWAYDLALKNTPAGPVAMATARGLDLLLGAAATAGAGVVGRRGGASPLAPRAGVDGVSRKVGACRAWATAVADEPRAALRAAAVPGAVHGIRRALTSAAHLGAAHPGTRRTWQSAALLGIRQALPSAALLGAHTLAVTTVSRREAQGGSPLAPFAALAVTAALTRAVIRQRSLPTDRIDGSRRGTGSRRPADLAAAAMSRLSRPPRQTGAHMPPPGLDPLGAHAALRLALAATYAATAARPYLHAALNPSPPLTQRAVTAGIRATIPLQAALTARSGAKGATVTALLTTALGPLAGRFARKVSVT from the coding sequence GTGAGGACGAGCAGAGCCGTGGCACCGGAGCGCGTGTCCAAGGGCACGGGCGAGACGACGGCGACCCCCACCACGCCCTCGCTCAAGGAGCCTTCACCGCTCACCGCACCACCGAGCCGTACGCACACCAGCCGCCCCGACCGCGCCCGCGCCTGGGCCGAACTCCTGCGCCTGCCCGCCCTGTTCACCGTCCCCGGCGATGCCCTGGCCGGAGCGGCGGCAGTCTCCGCACGCCCCAGTGCCCGGACTCTCCTCGCGATCGCCTCCTCCGTCTGTCTCTACGAGGCCGGCATGGCCCTCAACGACTGGGCCGACCGCGACGTGGACGCTGTGGAACGCCCTCACCGCCCCCTCCCTTCCGGCCGAGTCCGCCCCGCGGCAGCCCTCGGCGCGGCCTGCGCCCTCACCGGCGCGGGCCTCTCGCTGGCGGCCTGCGCGGGCCGCCCCGCCCTCACGGTCGCGGTCCCCCTCACGGCCACGGTCTGGGCGTACGACCTCGCCCTGAAGAACACCCCGGCAGGACCGGTCGCCATGGCGACGGCACGAGGGCTGGACCTGCTGCTCGGTGCGGCGGCGACAGCGGGGGCCGGCGTTGTGGGCCGGAGAGGTGGGGCAAGCCCGTTGGCCCCCAGGGCCGGCGTGGACGGCGTGAGCCGGAAGGTCGGAGCGTGCCGAGCGTGGGCTACGGCCGTCGCCGACGAGCCTCGGGCGGCCTTGAGGGCGGCAGCCGTTCCCGGCGCCGTGCACGGCATCCGGCGGGCCCTGACCTCCGCTGCTCACCTCGGCGCTGCTCACCCCGGCACCCGTAGGACCTGGCAGTCGGCTGCTCTCCTCGGCATCCGGCAGGCCCTGCCCTCCGCCGCCCTGCTCGGCGCCCACACCCTCGCCGTCACCACCGTCTCCCGCCGCGAGGCCCAGGGCGGCTCGCCCCTGGCCCCCTTCGCAGCGCTCGCCGTGACTGCCGCACTGACGCGGGCGGTGATCCGACAGCGTTCGCTCCCGACGGACCGGATCGACGGAAGCCGACGCGGTACCGGATCGCGCCGGCCGGCGGACCTGGCCGCCGCAGCCATGTCCCGCCTGTCACGCCCCCCGCGGCAGACCGGCGCGCACATGCCCCCGCCCGGCCTCGACCCCCTCGGCGCACACGCGGCCCTGCGCCTCGCCCTCGCCGCCACCTACGCGGCCACTGCCGCCCGCCCCTACCTCCACGCCGCCCTCAACCCCTCACCCCCGCTCACCCAACGAGCCGTCACCGCCGGCATCAGAGCCACGATCCCCCTCCAGGCCGCCCTCACTGCCCGCTCGGGTGCGAAGGGCGCGACCGTCACGGCCCTGCTCACGACCGCCCTCGGCCCCCTGGCCGGACGCTTCGCGAGGAAGGTGAGTGTCACATGA
- a CDS encoding sugar phosphate isomerase/epimerase family protein, producing the protein MTAPLASPRPAPAPDPTPLRFGYGTNGLADLRLDDALTLLADLGYDGVGLTLDHMHLDPLAPDLAARTRRLAHRLDALGLTVTIETGARYVLDPRRKHGPSLLDPDPDDRARRVDLLVRAVQVAADLGAHAVHCFSGVTPPGTDPDTAWKRLAGTLTPVLDTAATAGIPLAIEPEPGHLLATLADFHHLRTTLGDPAALGLTLDIGHCQCLEPLSPAECVHAAGPWLRHVQIEDMRRGVHEHLPFGDGDIDFPPVLAALADTGYQGLTVVELPRHSHAGPHFAELSLPFLRQAVALSQGSTP; encoded by the coding sequence ATGACCGCCCCCCTCGCTTCACCCCGCCCCGCCCCAGCCCCCGACCCCACCCCGCTCCGCTTCGGCTACGGCACCAACGGTCTCGCCGACCTCCGTCTCGACGACGCCCTCACCCTGCTCGCCGACCTCGGCTACGACGGTGTCGGTCTGACTCTCGACCACATGCACCTGGACCCCCTCGCCCCCGACCTGGCCGCCCGCACCCGCCGCCTCGCCCACCGCCTGGACGCGCTCGGACTGACGGTCACCATCGAGACGGGCGCCCGCTATGTGCTCGACCCACGCCGCAAACACGGCCCCTCGCTGCTCGACCCCGACCCGGACGACCGCGCCCGCCGCGTCGACCTGCTGGTCCGGGCCGTCCAGGTCGCCGCCGACCTCGGCGCGCACGCCGTGCACTGCTTCAGCGGCGTCACCCCGCCGGGCACGGACCCGGACACGGCGTGGAAACGGCTGGCCGGGACACTCACCCCCGTCCTCGACACCGCCGCCACCGCCGGCATCCCCCTCGCCATCGAGCCCGAACCGGGTCACCTCCTCGCCACCCTCGCCGACTTCCACCACCTCCGCACCACGCTCGGCGACCCGGCGGCCCTCGGACTGACCCTCGACATCGGCCACTGCCAGTGCCTCGAACCCCTGTCGCCCGCCGAGTGCGTGCACGCCGCGGGCCCCTGGCTGCGCCACGTCCAGATCGAGGACATGCGCCGGGGCGTCCACGAACACCTCCCCTTCGGTGACGGCGACATCGACTTCCCGCCCGTCCTGGCCGCCCTGGCCGACACCGGCTACCAGGGCCTGACGGTCGTCGAACTGCCTCGCCACTCCCACGCGGGCCCCCACTTCGCCGAACTCTCCCTCCCGTTCCTCCGTCAGGCAGTGGCGCTCTCACAAGGAAGCACCCCATGA